In one window of Pseudobdellovibrionaceae bacterium DNA:
- a CDS encoding ATP-binding protein, with amino-acid sequence MKRTLNPLKLLDRSSYFLFGPRGVGKSFLIRETLLNQENLTFIDLLSSKNYLRLSARPSELESMAQGKVVVIDEIQRIPELLNEVHRLIEEKQISFLLTGSSARSLKRGGANLLAGRAFRADMFAFTWQELQAEKIFDLSKYLLTGGLPMAYLGEHPHEYLYNYVETYLKEEIQAESLVRNLANYHRFLEAAASANAEMVNFTKVANDAQLSPNTVRDYYGILEDTLIGYLIPAWTKSKKRKAVQTAKFYFFDPGVVHAIRQIESLEPQSDLYGKAFEQFIAGEIRAYLSYSQSRQSLSYWRSTSQMEVDFVIGDHIAIEVKSSDRTNHRDHKGLLAISEEQDWQHLLLVSKDETEQKFKSGIHHIHWEVFLKNLWAGYYLK; translated from the coding sequence ATGAAAAGAACTCTTAACCCATTGAAATTACTAGATAGAAGCTCCTACTTTCTTTTTGGCCCGAGGGGAGTGGGAAAGAGCTTTTTGATACGTGAAACTTTATTAAACCAAGAAAATTTAACTTTTATTGATTTGTTGAGCTCAAAAAACTATTTGCGTTTGAGCGCTCGTCCCTCTGAACTCGAGTCTATGGCCCAAGGTAAAGTGGTCGTTATCGATGAAATTCAGCGTATTCCTGAGTTACTTAATGAAGTTCACCGACTGATTGAAGAAAAACAAATTTCATTTTTGTTAACGGGAAGCAGTGCTCGTTCATTAAAGCGTGGAGGGGCCAACTTGCTGGCCGGAAGAGCATTTAGAGCAGATATGTTTGCTTTCACTTGGCAAGAACTACAAGCTGAAAAAATATTTGATCTTTCAAAATACTTACTTACGGGTGGCTTGCCTATGGCATACCTCGGTGAACATCCTCACGAGTATTTGTACAATTATGTGGAGACTTATTTAAAAGAGGAAATCCAAGCAGAATCTTTAGTGCGAAATTTAGCCAACTATCACCGCTTTTTAGAAGCGGCAGCTAGCGCCAATGCAGAAATGGTCAACTTCACCAAAGTCGCCAACGATGCTCAGCTTTCACCGAATACGGTAAGAGATTATTATGGCATTTTAGAGGACACTCTTATTGGTTACTTAATTCCTGCTTGGACAAAATCAAAAAAAAGGAAAGCCGTGCAGACGGCGAAATTTTATTTTTTTGATCCAGGTGTGGTCCACGCGATTCGCCAAATTGAAAGTTTAGAACCGCAATCCGATCTTTACGGGAAAGCTTTCGAACAATTTATTGCCGGTGAAATACGGGCTTATCTCTCATATTCACAGTCACGACAATCTCTCAGCTATTGGCGCTCGACCAGTCAAATGGAGGTTGATTTTGTAATTGGAGACCATATTGCCATTGAAGTGAAGAGTTCAGACCGTACGAATCATCGTGATCACAAGGGACTGCTGGCCATCAGTGAAGAACAAGATTGGCAACACTTGCTTCTTGTTTCAAAAGACGAAACAGAACAAAAATTTAAGTCGGGCATTCACCATATTCATTGGGAAGTTTTCTTAAAAAACCTGTGGGCTGGTTATTACCTAAAATAG
- a CDS encoding tryptophanase, translating to METLPPTKTIFEPFKIKMVEPLPILSLKERQSVLKESFYNLFSIPAKYVTFDLLTDSGTSAMSASQWAAIMEGDESYAGSDSYFRFSETIKDITGMKHVIPTHQGRSAEALLSKAMLTPGQKVIGNTQFDTTRANIESVGCMSIDMPCKESDDSQSTFPFKGNVDLEKLEKYLKEYSDQIPFFIMTVTNNSIGGQPVSMENIRKTKNLLNQYKIPMFIDAARFAENSYFIKTREAEFSDSSVKDISKELFSYADGVLMSAKKDAFANIGGFLATNDDSLTQKVRQLMVITEGFPTYGGLCGRDLDAIAVGLKEILNEDYLSYRKRSVEYFGSGLESIGLKVVKPFGGHAVYIDAGASLPHFPIEYYPAQALSVALYEFIGLRSVEVGSVMFGRRNEETGKEEFVAKELVRLALPRRVYTQSHVDYMIEKAGHAFSNFENLPGYKIDYQPKYLRHFTAKFSQVKF from the coding sequence ATGGAAACTCTTCCACCAACAAAAACAATTTTTGAACCATTTAAAATTAAAATGGTTGAGCCTCTTCCCATATTGAGTTTAAAAGAACGTCAATCCGTCTTAAAAGAGTCTTTTTACAACCTCTTTAGTATTCCTGCTAAATATGTCACCTTTGATTTATTGACGGACAGCGGGACAAGTGCCATGTCTGCAAGCCAGTGGGCCGCAATCATGGAAGGTGACGAATCTTATGCCGGTTCAGACAGTTATTTTCGTTTTTCAGAAACAATTAAAGACATCACCGGCATGAAACATGTCATCCCCACGCACCAAGGACGCTCAGCGGAAGCCCTACTAAGTAAAGCCATGCTCACTCCTGGGCAAAAAGTAATTGGAAACACCCAATTTGATACGACACGTGCAAATATTGAATCTGTGGGTTGCATGTCAATTGATATGCCCTGCAAAGAGTCAGATGACTCGCAGTCGACCTTTCCATTTAAAGGGAATGTCGATTTAGAAAAATTAGAAAAATATCTCAAGGAATATAGCGACCAAATTCCTTTTTTCATTATGACTGTGACAAACAATTCCATTGGTGGGCAACCTGTTTCAATGGAAAATATTAGAAAAACTAAAAATCTACTCAATCAATATAAAATACCAATGTTTATAGATGCTGCAAGATTTGCAGAGAACTCATATTTTATTAAAACCAGAGAAGCTGAATTTAGTGATTCCTCAGTCAAAGATATTTCAAAAGAACTATTTAGTTATGCTGACGGAGTACTAATGAGTGCTAAAAAGGATGCCTTTGCAAATATTGGCGGCTTCTTGGCTACAAATGATGACTCTCTTACTCAAAAAGTAAGGCAACTCATGGTTATCACGGAGGGTTTTCCAACATATGGTGGACTTTGTGGTAGGGATCTTGATGCAATTGCAGTTGGCTTAAAAGAAATCCTCAATGAAGATTATTTAAGTTACCGAAAAAGAAGTGTGGAATACTTTGGAAGTGGGCTTGAATCTATTGGTCTAAAAGTTGTAAAACCTTTTGGTGGACATGCCGTATACATTGATGCCGGAGCCAGTCTCCCTCATTTTCCTATTGAGTACTACCCCGCTCAAGCATTAAGCGTAGCACTTTATGAGTTTATTGGATTAAGAAGTGTTGAAGTTGGATCTGTCATGTTTGGTCGACGCAATGAAGAAACCGGAAAAGAAGAATTTGTTGCAAAAGAACTTGTCCGCTTGGCTCTACCAAGAAGAGTTTACACTCAAAGTCATGTGGACTATATGATTGAAAAAGCCGGTCATGCCTTCTCAAATTTTGAAAATCTTCCTGGTTATAAAATTGATTACCAGCCCAAGTATTTAAGGCATTTTACAGCAAAATTTTCACAAGTAAAATTCTAG
- a CDS encoding adenosylcobalamin-dependent ribonucleoside-diphosphate reductase, with the protein MTINAEHEGVSMGSQESQNKLPIKSKMRINKRNTQFTDDFSKEVFEMTYKYENEKDINDRHLAMAKDLASVEKPEQRDYWTERFLDILENFKFVPGGRITSNAGTGLKGTTYINCFVSGFRGENQDSMESIMDELRRQALILKSEGGYGFCADVMRPRGAYVEGIGGDSPGAVKLLEMWDTQSAVITAGSGLKKSKGKKKIRKGAQMVTMSVFHPDIEEFITAKQTPGRLTKFNMSVLVSDEFMAAVKANKPWNLEFPDYEAVKKEYKSYWDGNLDSWKSRKLPIKIYKTFKNANELWDLIMKSTFSRNEPGILFSDTINRLNNLYYAEHINATNPCGEQVLPVGGCCLLGSINLTQFVDSKNQTWDYAELSKVINSAVRFMDNVNDKTLVPLPEQEESLKTKRRIGLGILGYGSALLMLKVRYGSAKALKLTEELGDFIMNKAYETSAELSREKGSFPLYDESKYLSGAFVKNLKPEVREKIKKYGIRNSHLLSIQPTGNSSVFANNVSGGLEPLFMTEYTRTSMQPFAPEGLGVPKDVHWQNKTYTTTGPETKWNWTTEGDETLLVTKFKGEVWKFDQSRGLLKESQIKDYGVRFHKQNNTWDPQADWVSTAFNLNIDDHVKTMEVFSRNIDSAMSKTVNIPNDYPYEDFKRLYADVYNTGTIKGCTSYREGTMTTVLSANSTTTTGKTKGIPRTKATKRPKYLDCHIHHLTTSGEKWVVLVGLLDEDPYEVFAMKQSRLHLPPHLKEGRLVKEKSGIYNLETQDGWVLRDIRTFFESNEQEALTRMISTALRHGADIEFIVSQLIKSEGNITSFSKAIARTIKHYISEIKSLKCTDCSSTNIALQEGCFICKDCGSSKCN; encoded by the coding sequence ATGACAATAAATGCTGAACACGAGGGTGTTTCAATGGGTAGCCAAGAATCACAGAATAAGTTACCAATAAAATCAAAAATGCGCATTAACAAGAGAAATACTCAATTTACTGATGACTTCTCAAAAGAAGTTTTTGAGATGACTTACAAATACGAAAATGAAAAAGATATCAACGATAGACACCTGGCAATGGCTAAAGACTTGGCCTCCGTGGAAAAACCTGAACAGAGAGATTATTGGACGGAAAGGTTTCTTGATATTTTAGAAAATTTTAAATTTGTTCCTGGTGGTCGTATCACTTCTAATGCCGGCACCGGCTTAAAGGGAACAACTTATATAAACTGTTTCGTTAGTGGGTTTCGCGGAGAAAACCAGGACTCTATGGAAAGCATAATGGATGAACTCCGCCGCCAAGCCTTAATATTAAAGTCTGAAGGTGGCTATGGTTTTTGTGCTGATGTAATGAGACCACGAGGAGCCTATGTTGAAGGGATTGGTGGGGACTCACCTGGAGCTGTAAAGCTGTTGGAAATGTGGGATACACAAAGTGCAGTAATCACTGCCGGTAGTGGTCTTAAAAAAAGCAAGGGGAAAAAGAAAATTCGCAAAGGGGCCCAAATGGTCACCATGTCAGTTTTTCACCCAGACATCGAGGAATTTATTACTGCAAAACAAACACCGGGACGACTCACAAAATTCAACATGTCTGTTCTTGTTTCAGATGAATTTATGGCTGCAGTTAAGGCCAATAAACCATGGAATTTGGAATTTCCGGATTATGAAGCTGTAAAAAAGGAATATAAGTCTTACTGGGATGGAAATTTAGATAGTTGGAAGTCCCGAAAGCTTCCAATAAAAATCTATAAGACATTTAAAAATGCCAATGAGCTTTGGGACTTAATAATGAAGTCTACCTTTAGTCGCAATGAACCCGGCATACTTTTTAGTGATACTATCAATAGATTAAATAATCTTTATTATGCTGAACACATCAATGCAACGAACCCATGCGGTGAACAAGTTTTACCTGTTGGCGGATGCTGCTTGTTGGGCTCAATAAACCTGACACAATTTGTAGACTCAAAAAATCAAACTTGGGACTATGCCGAACTCAGTAAAGTAATTAACTCAGCAGTTCGCTTCATGGACAATGTAAATGATAAAACTCTAGTGCCTTTGCCCGAACAAGAAGAGAGTTTAAAAACTAAAAGACGCATTGGACTTGGAATATTAGGCTATGGTTCTGCTTTACTAATGCTTAAAGTGCGCTATGGGTCTGCTAAAGCACTTAAATTAACTGAAGAACTAGGTGATTTTATTATGAATAAGGCCTATGAAACTTCAGCCGAACTCTCCCGAGAAAAAGGTAGCTTTCCCCTCTATGATGAATCTAAGTACTTGTCTGGGGCCTTTGTTAAAAATTTAAAACCAGAAGTCCGGGAAAAGATTAAAAAGTATGGAATTCGAAACAGTCATTTACTGTCAATTCAACCCACTGGAAACAGTTCTGTTTTTGCCAACAATGTGTCTGGAGGCTTAGAACCTTTATTTATGACGGAATATACACGGACTTCTATGCAGCCCTTTGCTCCAGAGGGGCTTGGTGTCCCCAAAGATGTTCATTGGCAAAATAAAACTTATACAACGACAGGGCCAGAAACTAAATGGAATTGGACCACTGAAGGAGATGAAACACTACTTGTTACAAAGTTTAAAGGAGAGGTGTGGAAATTTGATCAATCTCGTGGACTTTTAAAAGAATCTCAAATTAAAGACTATGGCGTTAGGTTCCACAAGCAAAATAATACATGGGACCCTCAAGCAGATTGGGTTTCTACGGCTTTTAATCTAAATATAGATGATCACGTTAAAACCATGGAAGTCTTTTCACGAAATATCGACTCTGCCATGTCAAAAACAGTAAACATTCCCAACGACTATCCTTATGAAGATTTTAAGCGTTTATATGCCGATGTATACAATACGGGAACCATTAAGGGATGTACCTCTTACCGTGAGGGTACGATGACAACTGTTTTATCAGCAAATAGTACAACCACAACAGGCAAAACTAAGGGTATTCCGCGAACAAAAGCTACTAAAAGACCAAAATACTTAGACTGTCACATTCACCATTTAACCACTTCCGGGGAAAAGTGGGTAGTTTTGGTGGGCTTATTAGATGAAGACCCCTATGAAGTGTTTGCTATGAAACAAAGTCGACTGCACCTCCCTCCCCACCTAAAGGAGGGGCGATTAGTTAAAGAGAAGTCTGGTATCTATAACCTTGAGACTCAAGATGGATGGGTACTAAGAGACATTCGAACCTTTTTTGAATCTAACGAACAAGAGGCACTCACTAGAATGATCTCAACTGCACTTAGACATGGTGCGGACATTGAGTTTATTGTTTCCCAGCTTATAAAAAGTGAAGGCAATATAACTTCTTTTTCAAAGGCAATAGCACGAACTATAAAGCATTATATTTCTGAAATCAAAAGCCTTAAGTGTACTGACTGTTCGAGCACAAACATTGCTCTACAAGAGGGTTGTTTTATTTGTAAAGATTGCGGTAGTAGTAAGTGTAATTAA
- a CDS encoding ISNCY family transposase, whose amino-acid sequence MGKVFFTFLTASRIPYQKANLNFTHFTEKLNEVEGIKISVESVRKILRSENLTNKKMHRPRKHRKERPRRESAGELLQQDTSPHDWLGTGQELQLIVIVDDATSDPLYAQFFEHDGTMPNFKALEHVFRTYGLPMAIYTDKASWFHYSGQGVKVGTHKSYFEDPKEDKKVLTQIGRALDELGVEFIAAHSAPAKGRVERMNRTFQDRLISELRLRKIKNIDVANVFIEDVFLPDFRKRFRKAPKSPRKAFVELFDPKCLRNILCAKYTSTVRPDNIIARKGLYKIQLLPAAHRANWAKAKVEVSIHTDGTLSVVHEKTREAIPHEVIECKKLTEFKNGSKRNTHNVSD is encoded by the coding sequence ATTGGTAAGGTATTTTTTACCTTTTTAACAGCAAGTAGAATTCCATACCAGAAAGCAAATCTTAACTTCACTCACTTTACTGAGAAACTTAATGAAGTGGAGGGAATAAAGATCAGCGTTGAGTCAGTGCGAAAAATACTGCGCAGTGAAAATCTGACTAACAAGAAAATGCATCGTCCAAGGAAGCACCGCAAAGAGCGCCCGAGACGTGAGAGTGCCGGCGAGCTTTTGCAACAAGACACATCACCGCACGACTGGCTGGGCACAGGGCAGGAGCTACAACTAATCGTGATTGTCGATGATGCCACCTCAGACCCGCTCTATGCACAGTTCTTTGAGCATGACGGGACTATGCCTAACTTCAAGGCCCTCGAACATGTGTTTAGAACTTATGGCCTTCCTATGGCCATCTACACGGACAAGGCCAGTTGGTTCCACTACTCAGGACAAGGAGTGAAGGTAGGTACTCACAAGTCGTACTTCGAAGATCCAAAGGAAGACAAAAAAGTCCTCACCCAAATCGGCAGAGCCCTTGATGAGCTGGGAGTCGAGTTCATAGCAGCACACTCGGCCCCCGCTAAGGGTCGCGTTGAGAGAATGAACAGGACTTTTCAAGATCGACTGATCTCAGAGCTCAGGCTTCGAAAAATAAAAAACATCGACGTTGCAAACGTATTTATCGAAGACGTGTTTTTACCTGACTTCAGGAAGCGCTTCAGGAAGGCGCCTAAAAGCCCCAGGAAAGCCTTTGTAGAGCTCTTTGACCCCAAGTGCTTACGGAACATCCTCTGCGCTAAATACACAAGTACAGTACGGCCAGATAACATCATTGCTCGAAAGGGCCTTTATAAAATCCAACTCCTGCCAGCCGCTCACAGAGCCAACTGGGCAAAGGCAAAAGTGGAGGTCAGCATCCACACCGATGGCACCTTGAGCGTGGTTCACGAAAAAACCAGAGAGGCAATCCCACATGAGGTGATTGAGTGTAAAAAACTAACAGAATTTAAGAATGGCTCAAAACGAAACACGCACAATGTGTCAGACTGA
- a CDS encoding response regulator — translation MKEVRKSKAPRRGLLCNRRVLEPLTLAMASIPPLVLVLLRIDPSANEYLLGAVSAVSILSFIACFLLIRSSFNSMREQEQELKSTDDRLNLALADSHRFIVDMIVQLRRPLNGILGMVQVNQIDFDDDSARVNLKEFTEVADYCCRHMMDQLEHIQFHSELESGQITFSFKPTTLGHLLEESVSDARGLFSSENIEVNTVVDFNTPQDVTLPADAIQMVLTDLTKNAFRYTEKGQIRLRAEIDPKREDHILFSVRDTGVGMTEQRKQQILSDLSKVRSSRQWHERSMGLGLATVSSVLRNINAHIDLQTEVGFGTTWWISVPFKPVLSKRLTDQSADRFSIPDNEPSLSGDSHRQAPVRETPVYPKHLAPSEAKTNRILVVDDEVFARKVIGEMLKRFGHSFDVAENGQQALEMVSKNSYDLVLMDLQMPVMDGIEASTRILGQKNKPRPHIVATTSHARAADKRLCDEIGMDGFLSKPIDIELLRTVVNQFVSSSEISLRAEPSPHSPSLESSNIDDTVTELFDRMKIYEYSGQNLALCINFVEISSESNLELMKDLIAAVGQLDNKKIQFCSHKIKGNLQFLACEQGADLAQKIYILAENGQDVVSNKQQLIHLVQQLNDIVQQGTRLSFDDLGLHSA, via the coding sequence ATGAAAGAAGTTCGGAAAAGTAAAGCTCCCCGCCGGGGACTGTTGTGCAACCGTCGGGTTTTGGAACCCTTGACGTTGGCCATGGCCTCTATTCCGCCCCTTGTTTTAGTGCTTTTACGCATTGATCCTTCTGCAAATGAGTACCTTTTGGGAGCTGTGAGCGCCGTTAGTATACTCTCGTTTATCGCTTGCTTTCTTCTTATTCGAAGTTCATTTAATTCTATGCGTGAGCAGGAGCAAGAGCTGAAATCCACCGATGATAGACTCAATTTGGCCTTGGCCGACTCCCATCGCTTTATTGTGGATATGATTGTTCAACTTCGTCGCCCGCTCAATGGCATTTTAGGCATGGTGCAAGTGAATCAAATTGATTTTGATGATGACTCGGCTCGAGTGAACCTTAAAGAGTTCACTGAGGTGGCCGATTATTGTTGTCGACACATGATGGATCAGCTTGAACATATACAATTTCACTCTGAACTAGAATCTGGACAAATTACTTTTTCATTCAAACCCACTACACTTGGCCATTTGCTTGAAGAAAGCGTCTCTGATGCCCGTGGACTGTTCTCTTCAGAGAACATTGAGGTCAATACTGTTGTAGACTTCAACACGCCTCAAGACGTCACGCTGCCAGCTGATGCCATACAAATGGTGCTGACGGATCTCACAAAAAATGCATTTCGGTACACCGAAAAGGGGCAAATTCGCCTGCGAGCAGAGATTGATCCTAAAAGAGAAGACCATATCCTTTTTAGTGTCAGAGACACTGGCGTAGGAATGACTGAGCAAAGAAAACAACAGATCTTATCAGATCTTTCTAAGGTGAGATCTTCACGGCAGTGGCATGAACGCTCCATGGGCCTAGGTCTTGCCACCGTGTCCAGTGTGCTTCGCAATATCAACGCCCACATAGACCTGCAAACCGAAGTGGGCTTTGGCACAACTTGGTGGATTTCAGTGCCATTTAAACCTGTGCTTTCTAAACGCCTCACTGATCAAAGCGCAGATCGTTTTTCTATCCCCGACAATGAACCCTCGCTATCGGGCGACTCTCACAGACAGGCCCCCGTTCGCGAAACACCGGTTTACCCAAAACACCTCGCTCCGTCAGAAGCCAAGACCAACCGAATACTTGTTGTCGATGACGAAGTCTTTGCCCGCAAAGTGATTGGTGAAATGCTCAAACGGTTCGGGCACAGTTTTGATGTGGCTGAAAACGGACAGCAGGCTTTAGAGATGGTTTCAAAAAACAGCTATGACCTCGTTCTTATGGACCTGCAAATGCCGGTCATGGATGGAATTGAAGCGTCCACACGAATTCTAGGCCAAAAAAATAAACCACGGCCCCATATTGTGGCCACCACTTCTCATGCACGAGCTGCCGATAAAAGACTCTGCGATGAAATCGGGATGGACGGCTTCTTATCGAAGCCCATAGACATTGAGTTATTGAGAACCGTGGTCAACCAGTTTGTTTCCTCCTCCGAGATCTCTCTTCGGGCCGAGCCCTCCCCTCACAGCCCGTCTTTAGAGTCTAGTAACATTGACGATACGGTCACTGAGCTATTTGATCGTATGAAGATCTATGAATACAGCGGACAAAACCTCGCCCTTTGTATTAATTTTGTAGAAATTTCTTCTGAGTCAAATCTTGAATTAATGAAAGATCTCATCGCAGCCGTGGGACAACTTGATAACAAAAAAATTCAATTTTGCTCACACAAAATAAAAGGCAATCTGCAGTTTCTAGCCTGCGAACAAGGCGCTGATCTGGCCCAAAAAATCTATATTTTGGCGGAGAACGGGCAAGACGTTGTCAGCAACAAACAGCAACTGATCCATCTCGTTCAACAACTCAATGATATCGTTCAGCAGGGAACTCGTTTGAGTTTTGATGACCTAGGTTTACACTCAGCTTAG
- a CDS encoding pyridoxal-phosphate dependent enzyme codes for MLCNNILDAIGRTPLVKLNRVGAELPCNLYAKCEFVNPGGSIKDRIGKQMVLDAQERGIIKPGDTLIEPTSGNTGIGLALAGAVLGYKVIITMPEKMSREKQIALEVLGAEIIRTPTEVASDHPESHISVAKKLRDELPNAHILDQYANPANPLAHYSGTAQEILDDLNGQVDMVVMGAGTGGTITGVARRVKEACPEAKIIGADPEGSILAGDGEIHSYHVEGIGYDFIPDVLDRSLVDRWVKTTDSESFHLARRLIREEGLLVGGSCGSAMMAALQEAKNLKAGQNCVVVLPDGIRNYMTKFLDANWRAQNGFAD; via the coding sequence ATGCTTTGTAATAATATATTGGATGCAATTGGGCGCACTCCTCTTGTTAAATTAAATCGAGTGGGCGCTGAATTGCCCTGTAACCTCTATGCAAAGTGTGAGTTTGTAAATCCTGGCGGTTCCATCAAAGATCGTATCGGCAAACAAATGGTTTTGGATGCCCAAGAGCGAGGAATAATTAAGCCGGGGGATACTCTGATTGAGCCCACAAGCGGCAACACCGGCATTGGACTGGCTCTCGCAGGTGCTGTACTTGGATACAAAGTGATTATCACCATGCCTGAAAAAATGAGTCGCGAAAAACAAATAGCCCTAGAAGTCTTGGGGGCCGAAATTATTCGAACGCCGACGGAAGTGGCGTCGGATCATCCTGAAAGTCATATTAGTGTGGCAAAGAAATTGCGTGATGAATTGCCCAATGCTCATATTCTAGATCAGTATGCGAACCCGGCAAACCCGTTGGCCCATTATTCAGGCACAGCTCAAGAAATACTCGATGATTTAAATGGGCAAGTGGACATGGTGGTGATGGGTGCCGGCACCGGAGGCACCATCACTGGTGTGGCTCGTCGGGTGAAAGAGGCGTGTCCGGAGGCAAAAATCATTGGCGCAGACCCTGAGGGTTCGATTCTGGCAGGAGACGGAGAAATTCACTCTTATCACGTTGAGGGCATCGGGTACGACTTTATACCTGATGTATTGGACCGATCGTTGGTGGATCGATGGGTTAAAACTACTGACAGCGAGTCATTTCATTTAGCTCGAAGGTTGATTCGTGAAGAAGGCCTGTTGGTGGGGGGATCTTGTGGTTCAGCCATGATGGCGGCACTGCAAGAGGCGAAAAATCTAAAAGCCGGTCAAAATTGCGTGGTTGTGTTGCCTGACGGCATTCGAAACTACATGACAAAATTTTTGGATGCTAATTGGAGAGCCCAAAACGGGTTTGCCGACTAA
- a CDS encoding nucleoside phosphorylase, which yields MASSLESSIFTAEKFLQYLKSRGQLDDGPVPKNMVVCFIPFVAHGLCSEPHWEKRKFLGATLYTDSNHPDVGVLTEIGVGAPALVAKLEELNVLGVKRVLGLGVAGSLTNDHQVGQVVLANGALRQEGCSQHYGVTELKVFPHKGLVESLAKGFGSPVASELWVSTDAPYRETPSKIEQWMSQGAGCVEMEASALFSVAKFLGLEAASVAVISDFLGQGEWQPYFHHKVVKDSLFGTIHAAVQILRSC from the coding sequence ATGGCATCCTCTTTAGAATCTTCAATTTTTACAGCTGAAAAGTTTTTGCAATATTTAAAGAGCCGAGGGCAGCTTGACGACGGGCCCGTTCCTAAAAACATGGTTGTTTGTTTTATCCCCTTTGTGGCCCACGGGCTTTGTAGTGAGCCGCATTGGGAGAAAAGAAAATTTTTGGGTGCCACTTTGTATACAGATTCCAATCACCCGGATGTGGGGGTTCTCACAGAAATAGGTGTGGGGGCGCCGGCTCTGGTGGCAAAACTAGAAGAGCTGAATGTCCTGGGTGTGAAACGCGTGTTGGGCTTGGGCGTGGCCGGCTCTCTTACAAATGATCATCAAGTGGGACAGGTGGTTCTAGCCAATGGAGCTTTGCGCCAAGAAGGGTGCTCCCAGCACTATGGGGTAACAGAGCTAAAAGTGTTTCCCCATAAGGGGTTAGTGGAATCATTGGCAAAAGGCTTTGGGTCGCCTGTGGCCAGTGAACTTTGGGTGTCTACGGATGCGCCCTATCGAGAAACTCCCTCAAAAATCGAGCAATGGATGAGCCAGGGCGCTGGGTGTGTGGAAATGGAGGCCTCAGCCCTGTTTTCGGTGGCCAAGTTTTTAGGTCTTGAGGCGGCGAGCGTTGCCGTAATCAGCGATTTTTTGGGTCAAGGGGAGTGGCAACCCTATTTTCATCACAAGGTGGTCAAAGACAGTTTGTTTGGCACTATACATGCCGCTGTGCAAATCCTTAGATCTTGCTAG
- the hemH gene encoding ferrochelatase yields the protein MAITWAGLDSVEFYSAQRTLQSNWERPVNSKEAFVFVNLGTPDAPKVSAVRRYLREFLSDPFVIDIPAVLRWILVYLIIVPFRAKKSTHAYSQIWSERGSPLRFHSEDFVSQLQAQRKETTILAMRYGKPQLFQQLKNLKQQGVKKIFLLPLYPQYALSTTETTLDVARKWQRSYGEGQVDVFYLREFYRHPAFLKSWVINIKEHISSKPVDRVLFSFHGLPVRHIKKVAKGCLENPGCCEVIRPANQLCYRMQCVQTAEALAKELGLATDQWQVSFQSRLGKDAWLEPYTDQVLPHWAKTGVKTVAVVAPSFVADCLETLEEIAIRAREDFKAAGGEELFLVPSLNSNPQWVSAVSEILDEKSLWHPL from the coding sequence ATGGCAATTACATGGGCGGGATTGGACTCAGTCGAATTTTACAGCGCGCAAAGAACATTGCAGAGCAACTGGGAGCGTCCAGTGAATTCTAAAGAGGCTTTTGTGTTTGTGAACCTGGGGACTCCCGATGCCCCGAAAGTGAGTGCTGTTAGAAGGTACTTGAGAGAATTTTTGTCAGATCCGTTCGTTATAGATATCCCGGCGGTTTTGCGCTGGATTTTGGTGTACTTGATTATTGTTCCGTTTCGGGCAAAAAAATCGACTCACGCCTATTCACAGATTTGGAGTGAGCGGGGCTCACCACTAAGGTTTCACAGCGAGGATTTTGTGTCTCAACTTCAAGCGCAAAGAAAAGAAACCACGATTCTGGCTATGCGCTATGGAAAGCCACAGCTGTTTCAGCAGTTGAAGAATCTAAAGCAACAGGGAGTGAAAAAAATATTTTTGCTTCCCCTTTATCCTCAATATGCACTATCCACGACTGAGACCACGTTGGATGTGGCTAGAAAGTGGCAGAGGTCCTACGGTGAAGGCCAGGTCGATGTGTTTTACTTACGAGAGTTTTATCGCCACCCCGCTTTTTTAAAGTCTTGGGTGATTAATATTAAAGAGCACATTTCATCAAAGCCTGTGGATCGGGTGTTGTTTAGTTTTCATGGTTTGCCCGTTCGTCATATCAAAAAAGTGGCAAAGGGATGCCTTGAAAACCCGGGATGTTGTGAAGTGATCCGTCCCGCAAATCAGCTTTGTTACAGAATGCAATGTGTACAAACGGCCGAAGCGTTGGCAAAAGAGCTCGGTCTGGCCACCGATCAGTGGCAGGTGAGTTTTCAAAGTCGTTTGGGTAAGGACGCTTGGCTTGAGCCCTATACAGATCAGGTTTTGCCCCACTGGGCAAAAACAGGTGTTAAGACTGTAGCCGTGGTGGCGCCGTCTTTTGTAGCGGATTGTTTAGAAACCCTTGAAGAAATAGCGATTCGGGCGCGAGAGGATTTCAAAGCCGCAGGTGGTGAAGAATTATTTTTGGTCCCCAGTCTTAACTCGAATCCGCAGTGGGTATCGGCCGTGTCAGAAATTTTAGATGAGAAAAGTTTATGGCATCCTCTTTAG